One genomic segment of Synechocystis sp. LKSZ1 includes these proteins:
- a CDS encoding NADP-dependent isocitrate dehydrogenase, whose translation MYEKLQPPSVGSKITFENGKPQVPNDPIIPFIRGDGTGVDIWPATEKVINAAVAQAYGGQRQIHWFKVYAGDEACDLYGTYQYLPQDTLTAIQEYGIAIKGPLTTPIGGGIRSLNVALRQIFDLYSCVRPCCYYTGTPSPHKSPEKLDIIVYRENTEDIYLGIEWPEGSDGAKTLIAYLNNELIPATPALGKKQIRLDSGIGIKPVSKTGSQRLIRRAIQHALRLPKPKNQVTLVHKGNIMKFTEGAFRDWGYELATTEFRGDCVTERESWILGNKEKNPDLSIEENARRIDPGYDALTEEKKAAVREEVEQVLATIWESHGNGQWKEKVMVNDRIADSIFQQIQTRPDEYSILATMNLNGDYLSDAAAAIVGGLGMGPGANIGDHAAIFEATHGTAPKHAGLDRINPGSVILSGVMMLEFMGWQEAADLIKKGIAAAIANGEVTYDLARMMEPPVEPLKCSEFAQAIINHFG comes from the coding sequence ATGTACGAGAAACTCCAGCCCCCCAGTGTCGGCTCCAAAATTACCTTTGAGAATGGTAAGCCCCAGGTTCCCAATGATCCGATTATTCCCTTTATTCGGGGGGATGGTACGGGAGTCGATATTTGGCCGGCCACGGAAAAGGTGATTAATGCGGCGGTGGCCCAGGCCTACGGCGGCCAGCGTCAAATCCATTGGTTTAAAGTCTATGCTGGGGATGAGGCCTGTGATCTGTATGGAACTTACCAATACCTACCCCAGGATACCCTAACGGCAATTCAGGAATACGGCATTGCCATCAAAGGCCCCCTGACAACCCCCATTGGTGGCGGCATTCGTTCCCTCAATGTGGCCCTGCGCCAAATCTTCGATCTTTACAGTTGTGTGCGCCCCTGTTGCTACTATACGGGAACGCCCTCGCCCCACAAAAGCCCGGAAAAATTGGATATTATCGTTTACCGGGAAAATACTGAAGACATTTACCTCGGCATTGAATGGCCCGAAGGTAGTGATGGCGCTAAAACCTTAATTGCCTACTTAAATAACGAATTAATTCCGGCCACGCCGGCCCTGGGCAAAAAGCAAATCCGCCTCGATTCCGGTATTGGCATTAAGCCCGTTAGTAAAACAGGTTCCCAACGACTGATCCGTCGCGCCATCCAACACGCCCTCCGTCTGCCGAAGCCCAAGAATCAAGTGACCTTGGTACATAAAGGTAACATTATGAAGTTCACGGAAGGGGCATTCCGGGATTGGGGCTATGAATTAGCGACCACGGAATTTCGGGGGGATTGTGTTACGGAGCGAGAATCCTGGATTTTGGGCAATAAGGAGAAAAATCCTGATCTCAGCATTGAAGAGAATGCCCGCAGGATTGACCCCGGCTACGATGCTTTAACCGAGGAAAAAAAAGCGGCGGTGCGAGAAGAAGTAGAACAAGTACTTGCAACCATTTGGGAGTCCCACGGTAATGGCCAGTGGAAAGAGAAGGTAATGGTCAACGACCGTATTGCTGACAGTATTTTTCAGCAAATCCAGACCCGGCCCGATGAGTATTCTATCCTGGCTACCATGAACCTGAATGGGGATTACCTTTCTGATGCGGCAGCGGCCATTGTTGGGGGCCTGGGCATGGGCCCTGGGGCCAATATCGGCGATCATGCCGCTATTTTTGAAGCTACCCACGGCACGGCACCGAAGCACGCGGGACTAGACCGCATTAATCCTGGCTCAGTCATTCTCTCGGGGGTGATGATGCTGGAGTTTATGGGCTGGCAGGAGGCCGCTGATCTGATTAAAAAAGGGATTGCAGCGGCCATTGCTAATGGAGAAGTAACCTACGATTTAGCTCGGATGATGGAACCTCCTGTGGAACCGTTAAAGTGCTCGGAATTTGCTCAGGCCATCATCAACCATTTTGGCTAG
- a CDS encoding pyruvate kinase, which translates to MLVSPLDPTHLTPQTLQTPQGLLQTLQVLYEDVEASGEATFHQWQGHIHRSEFLSSALNLAHYLALRRHDLRPLQAALMPWGLSSLGRLEGRVMPSLMAVMATLSALCQTGLPNRIRRPQLAEFLEGRHLLEKHTEELFGPARLPQRVRIMVTLPTEAAENYELVREVLKRGAACVRINCAHDDPEIWQAMIDHVRRASQEVGQPCRILMDLAGPKIRTGPVFYPGEQRRLFRDDYLVLLRQALPLPAEQDEESVPASPIDRFCTSCTTPEVLDSLTVGAAVYIDDGKLRTRVVATDYSEIPQHSGLLLQVTHASPKGVKLRPEKGLNFPGTALNLSPLTNKDRQDLQFAATQADLIGYSFVQKPADIELLQVALQDLLGATAPLPPIIAKIETDEAVRNLPELIVRAAGQQPFGVMIARGDLAVEIGYQRLTEIQEEILWLCEAAHVPVIWATQVLESLVKNGAPSRGEMTDAAMAERAECVMLNKGPFIAEAVTILADVLTRMEAHQLKKTPQLRALRSW; encoded by the coding sequence ATGTTAGTGTCCCCCCTCGACCCGACCCACCTCACTCCCCAAACCCTCCAAACTCCCCAAGGCCTGTTACAAACGTTACAAGTACTTTATGAAGACGTTGAAGCGAGCGGGGAAGCGACCTTTCACCAATGGCAGGGCCATATCCATCGCTCTGAATTTTTGTCCAGTGCCCTAAATTTGGCCCATTACCTGGCCCTCCGCCGCCACGACCTGCGACCCTTGCAGGCAGCCCTGATGCCTTGGGGCCTGTCTTCTTTAGGGCGATTGGAAGGCCGGGTCATGCCCAGCTTGATGGCCGTGATGGCCACCCTGTCGGCCCTGTGCCAAACGGGATTACCCAACCGGATTCGTCGTCCCCAGCTAGCAGAATTTTTAGAGGGCCGCCATCTGTTAGAGAAACATACCGAAGAACTCTTTGGCCCGGCCCGGCTCCCCCAAAGGGTGCGCATTATGGTCACCCTGCCCACAGAAGCCGCAGAGAATTATGAGCTGGTGCGGGAAGTCCTCAAACGGGGGGCGGCCTGTGTCCGCATCAACTGTGCCCACGATGACCCGGAGATTTGGCAGGCCATGATTGACCATGTCCGCCGGGCCAGCCAAGAAGTCGGTCAACCCTGCCGGATCTTGATGGATTTAGCCGGGCCCAAAATTCGGACAGGGCCAGTATTTTATCCGGGGGAACAACGACGGCTGTTTCGTGATGACTACCTTGTGCTTCTGCGCCAGGCCCTACCGCTCCCGGCCGAGCAGGATGAAGAGTCCGTCCCAGCTTCCCCCATCGACCGCTTCTGTACGAGTTGTACAACGCCAGAAGTCCTGGATAGTTTAACGGTGGGGGCGGCGGTTTACATCGATGATGGCAAGCTCAGAACCCGCGTGGTGGCGACGGACTACAGCGAAATTCCCCAGCACTCCGGCCTGCTTCTGCAAGTGACCCACGCCAGCCCAAAAGGGGTAAAACTACGGCCCGAGAAAGGTCTGAATTTTCCGGGCACGGCCCTTAACCTCAGCCCCCTGACCAACAAAGACCGCCAAGACCTTCAGTTTGCTGCCACCCAGGCCGATTTGATTGGCTATTCCTTCGTCCAAAAGCCCGCCGATATCGAGCTACTGCAAGTCGCACTCCAAGACCTTCTTGGGGCCACGGCCCCCCTCCCGCCCATCATTGCCAAAATTGAGACCGATGAAGCCGTCCGTAACTTACCGGAGTTGATCGTTCGCGCTGCTGGGCAACAGCCCTTTGGGGTGATGATTGCGCGGGGAGACTTGGCGGTGGAAATTGGCTATCAACGCTTGACGGAAATTCAAGAAGAAATTCTTTGGCTCTGTGAAGCGGCCCATGTGCCGGTGATTTGGGCCACCCAAGTCCTGGAAAGCTTAGTCAAAAATGGCGCTCCGTCGCGGGGTGAAATGACCGATGCGGCCATGGCCGAACGGGCCGAATGTGTGATGCTCAATAAGGGCCCATTTATTGCTGAGGCCGTGACCATTCTGGCAGATGTCCTGACCCGGATGGAGGCCCATCAACTCAAGAAAACACCGCAACTACGAGCCCTGCGCTCCTGGTAG